A portion of the Stigmatella aurantiaca DW4/3-1 genome contains these proteins:
- a CDS encoding sigma-54-dependent transcriptional regulator: MSTSLLLVDDDRTFSSLATSVLTQEGFRVRTARSLHETRAALAREAPDLVILDRRLPDGDGLTFLPELRTLVPGAVVLMATAHGDIASAVEAIRAGARDYLSKPVELDDLVLRARRAAEDVQLQERLQRAESALGGRHRMLVPRSPAMRHTLQMLERIATSPRSPVLLLGETGVGKEVIARQLHVLREEQGPFVHVNCAALPDTMVESELFGHERGAFTDARTARRGLVEVANGGLLFLDEVGELPLALQAKLLTFLDKGAFRRLGGSSELSSTARVVAATNRNLTDEVAAGRFREDLYFRLSVFKVDIPPLRERREDVLPLAESLVAELCAELGRRPVGFSAAARERLERYPFPGNVRELRNVLERALVLESGPNLELEALAPRPGGPAQTSDPHAFVVAGPPLPLEEIERRYVRHVLERMEGRRMDAARALGISYPTFLRRLGEE; this comes from the coding sequence CGCGCCGCCCTGGCCCGCGAGGCCCCCGACCTGGTCATCCTGGACCGCCGGTTGCCGGATGGGGACGGGCTCACCTTCCTGCCGGAGCTGCGCACCCTGGTGCCCGGCGCCGTGGTGCTGATGGCGACGGCGCACGGGGACATCGCCAGCGCGGTGGAGGCCATCCGGGCCGGCGCGCGCGACTACCTGTCCAAGCCGGTGGAGCTGGATGACCTGGTGCTGCGCGCGCGCCGCGCCGCCGAGGACGTGCAACTGCAGGAGCGGTTGCAACGGGCCGAGAGCGCGCTGGGGGGCCGGCACCGCATGCTGGTGCCGCGCTCGCCCGCCATGCGCCACACCCTGCAGATGCTCGAGCGCATCGCCACCTCGCCCCGCAGCCCCGTGCTGCTGCTGGGGGAGACGGGCGTGGGCAAGGAGGTCATTGCCCGCCAACTGCACGTGCTGCGCGAGGAGCAGGGGCCCTTCGTCCACGTCAACTGCGCCGCCCTGCCAGACACCATGGTGGAGAGCGAGCTGTTCGGCCATGAGCGCGGCGCCTTCACCGACGCGCGCACCGCCCGGCGCGGCCTGGTGGAGGTGGCCAACGGCGGCCTGCTCTTCCTCGACGAGGTGGGCGAGCTGCCGCTGGCCCTGCAGGCCAAGCTGCTCACCTTCCTGGACAAGGGCGCCTTCCGGCGGCTGGGCGGCAGCAGCGAGCTGAGCAGCACCGCGCGCGTGGTGGCCGCCACCAACCGCAACCTCACCGACGAGGTGGCCGCGGGCCGCTTCCGCGAGGACCTCTACTTCCGCCTGAGCGTCTTCAAGGTGGACATCCCCCCGCTGCGCGAGCGGCGCGAGGACGTGCTGCCGCTGGCCGAGTCGCTGGTGGCCGAGCTGTGCGCGGAGCTGGGCCGCCGCCCGGTGGGCTTCTCCGCCGCCGCACGCGAGCGACTCGAGCGCTACCCCTTCCCCGGCAACGTGCGCGAGCTGCGCAACGTGCTCGAGCGCGCCTTGGTGCTCGAAAGCGGCCCCAACCTGGAGTTGGAGGCGCTCGCGCCGCGTCCCGGGGGCCCCGCCCAGACGTCCGACCCCCACGCCTTCGTCGTGGCCGGCCCCCCGCTCCCCCTGGAGGAGATCGAGCGTCGGTATGTCCGCCACGTCCTGGAGCGCATGGAGGGGCGCCGGATGGATGCCGCCCGCGCGCTCGGCATCTCCTATCCCACCTTCCTGCGCCGGCTCGGCGAGGAGTAG
- a CDS encoding carbonic anhydrase, protein MKKLVQGLLDFQRHSLPAYRSTFARLAHGQAPDCLFIGCADSRVVPNLFASTNPGDLFVMRNVGNMVPPSDAAGLSLSDRSEAAALEFALLTLPVKDIVVCGHSGCGAMKAILSGYNDQKTPNLSSWLDVGRPALAAFERGGKIGEGLAPYDRLSQYSVLQQMENLKTYPLVRDRLAAGTVRLHGWWFDIGQARVHAYRPSLERFTPIDELEGERMLKELERPSGVEEASTSAA, encoded by the coding sequence ATGAAGAAGCTCGTTCAGGGTCTCCTCGATTTCCAGCGTCACAGCCTTCCCGCCTACCGCTCCACCTTCGCGCGGCTGGCCCATGGACAGGCTCCCGATTGCCTGTTCATCGGCTGCGCCGACAGCCGCGTGGTGCCCAACCTCTTCGCGTCCACCAACCCGGGTGACCTCTTCGTCATGCGCAACGTGGGCAACATGGTGCCGCCCTCGGACGCCGCGGGCCTGTCCCTGAGCGACCGCTCCGAGGCGGCGGCCTTGGAGTTCGCCCTGCTCACCCTGCCGGTGAAGGACATCGTGGTGTGCGGCCACTCCGGCTGCGGCGCCATGAAGGCCATTCTGTCCGGGTACAACGATCAGAAGACGCCCAACCTCAGCAGCTGGCTGGACGTGGGCCGCCCCGCCCTGGCCGCCTTCGAGCGCGGTGGGAAGATCGGCGAGGGGCTGGCCCCGTATGACCGGCTCAGCCAGTACAGCGTGCTGCAGCAGATGGAGAACCTGAAGACCTACCCCCTGGTGCGCGATCGTCTGGCGGCCGGCACCGTGCGGTTGCACGGCTGGTGGTTCGACATCGGCCAGGCGCGGGTGCACGCCTACCGTCCGAGCCTCGAGCGCTTCACCCCCATCGATGAGCTCGAGGGAGAGCGCATGCTCAAGGAGTTGGAGAGGCCGAGCGGCGTGGAAGAGGCGTCCACCTCGGCCGCCTGA
- a CDS encoding S9 family peptidase: MMLQLLAAVSLVSAAAPSESGTLLRQMAETRNFNLGRPMAVGITPDEETVLFLRGSPASGVSSLFAFDVATGGTRELLTPERVIAGAEETLSPQKRARRERMRASGGSFTSYALSRDGQKVLLTLSGKLYAVERGSGKVTQLNAGEGVIDPQFSPDGKQVAYVRDNDVFRVELATNKERQITRGGTPERTHGLAELVAQEEMYRFTGYWWSPDAKHIAYAEADTSGVEKLNLVDPASPEQDAQPFAYPRPGKPNAKVRLFVVPVAGGPAKEVRWDAEKYPYMATVRWSKGGPLTLLVQNRAQTEEVLLAADPRTGQTRPLLVERDDAWLSLNQDFPEWLEDGSGFLWSTERNGASEVELRRADGSLARSLVKPGSGFQMLVNYLPKEDVLYFLGGPNPTERYLWRVKGGGEPERVTSGGPALEGAAVSGRGGLMVITTEGPTRLRRAYVHRSDGTRLGELPSVAREPPIQPRFELRQVGPERFWTAIIRPQNFKPGVKLPVIVDIYGAAYPTVYQSMAMNLIPQWMADHGFIVVKLDGRGTALRDRAWERKIKFGFADVLDDQIAALRALAAEVPEMDLTRVGIEGWSHGGYMSALAALSRPDVFKAAFAGAPVVDWRDYDSHLSERYLGLPEEHPEAYEKNSLLTYVKADKPIGKLLLVHGTFDDNVFFAHTLKLSDALFRAGKPHEVLPLRGSSHMLVDPVVSERVWARLMRHFQENL, encoded by the coding sequence ATGATGCTTCAGTTGCTGGCCGCGGTCTCGCTGGTGAGCGCTGCCGCACCCTCCGAATCCGGCACCCTCCTCCGGCAGATGGCGGAGACGCGCAACTTCAACCTGGGCCGTCCGATGGCGGTGGGGATCACCCCCGACGAAGAGACGGTGCTCTTCCTCCGGGGCTCGCCGGCGTCGGGCGTGAGTTCGTTGTTCGCATTCGACGTCGCCACGGGAGGAACCCGCGAACTGCTCACTCCGGAGCGCGTCATCGCTGGCGCGGAGGAGACGTTGTCACCCCAGAAGAGGGCACGCCGTGAGCGCATGCGCGCCTCGGGCGGCAGCTTCACCTCGTACGCGCTCTCCCGCGATGGGCAGAAGGTGCTGCTGACGCTCTCGGGCAAGCTCTATGCCGTCGAGCGCGGCTCCGGGAAGGTGACCCAGCTCAACGCGGGGGAGGGGGTCATCGACCCCCAGTTCTCGCCGGACGGCAAGCAAGTCGCCTACGTCCGCGACAACGACGTGTTCCGCGTCGAGCTCGCCACCAACAAGGAGCGCCAGATCACGCGGGGCGGCACTCCCGAGCGGACGCATGGCCTCGCCGAACTCGTGGCGCAAGAAGAGATGTACCGCTTCACCGGCTATTGGTGGAGCCCCGACGCGAAGCACATCGCCTACGCCGAGGCCGATACGTCCGGCGTGGAGAAGCTCAACCTCGTCGACCCGGCGAGCCCCGAACAGGACGCCCAGCCGTTCGCGTACCCGCGGCCCGGCAAGCCGAACGCGAAGGTGCGGCTCTTCGTCGTGCCGGTCGCGGGTGGCCCGGCGAAGGAAGTCAGGTGGGACGCGGAGAAGTACCCCTACATGGCAACGGTGAGGTGGTCGAAAGGGGGCCCGCTCACCCTGCTGGTCCAGAACCGCGCGCAGACGGAAGAGGTGCTCCTCGCGGCGGACCCGCGGACGGGCCAGACGCGACCGCTTCTCGTCGAGAGGGACGACGCATGGCTCTCGCTGAACCAAGACTTCCCCGAGTGGTTGGAGGATGGCAGCGGCTTTCTCTGGTCCACCGAGCGCAACGGGGCCTCGGAAGTGGAACTCCGCCGTGCCGACGGAAGCCTGGCGCGGTCTCTGGTGAAGCCGGGCTCTGGCTTCCAGATGCTGGTGAACTATCTGCCGAAGGAAGACGTCCTGTACTTCCTGGGCGGGCCGAACCCGACCGAGCGGTACCTGTGGCGGGTCAAGGGCGGCGGTGAGCCCGAGCGTGTGACCTCGGGTGGCCCCGCGCTCGAAGGGGCGGCCGTCTCCGGCCGGGGCGGCCTGATGGTCATCACGACCGAAGGTCCGACCCGCCTGCGCCGGGCGTACGTCCATCGGTCCGACGGGACGCGCCTCGGCGAGCTGCCATCTGTCGCGCGCGAGCCTCCGATCCAGCCCCGGTTCGAGCTGCGGCAGGTCGGGCCCGAGCGGTTCTGGACCGCGATCATCCGGCCCCAGAACTTCAAGCCGGGCGTGAAGCTGCCGGTCATCGTCGATATCTACGGGGCCGCTTATCCGACGGTTTACCAGAGCATGGCGATGAACCTCATCCCACAATGGATGGCGGACCACGGCTTCATTGTGGTGAAGCTCGACGGCCGCGGAACGGCGCTGCGCGACCGCGCGTGGGAACGGAAGATCAAGTTCGGTTTCGCCGACGTACTCGACGATCAGATCGCCGCGCTGCGGGCGCTCGCCGCCGAGGTGCCGGAGATGGACCTCACGCGCGTGGGCATCGAGGGGTGGAGCCACGGCGGGTACATGTCCGCGCTCGCGGCGCTCTCGCGCCCGGACGTCTTCAAGGCCGCGTTCGCTGGCGCTCCGGTGGTGGACTGGCGCGACTACGACAGCCATCTTTCCGAGCGCTACCTCGGGCTCCCGGAGGAGCACCCGGAGGCGTACGAGAAGAACTCGCTGCTCACCTACGTGAAGGCGGACAAGCCGATCGGCAAGCTGCTGCTCGTCCACGGCACCTTCGACGACAACGTCTTCTTCGCGCACACGCTGAAGCTCTCCGATGCCTTGTTCCGCGCTGGAAAGCCTCACGAGGTGCTACCGCTGCGCGGGTCTTCGCACATGCTCGTCGATCCCGTCGTAAGCGAGAGGGTTTGGGCGAGGCTGATGCGCCACTTCCAGGAGAACCTCTAG
- a CDS encoding SulP family inorganic anion transporter: protein MRSNEQKVGSAGSLRTVLASDLPASLVVFLVALPLCMGIALASGAPIMSGLIAGVVGGLVVGLFGGVPLLVSGPAAGLAVMVFGFINELGFAATCAAVAAAGVIQMVLGGMKVARAALGISPAVIHGMLAGIGILIVLGQLHIVLGGAPQSNAWANLRELPGQIIDLHGPATILGVVTIAILVLWQVMPDSRLKKVPGPLVAVVVGSVAAAVWGADVKRVELAGSLFESIRLPELPAHWGAFAAAVFSLALVASAESLLSAVATDKLHTGPRANLDKELFAQGMANTLSGLMGGLPITGVIVRSAANIAAGAKTRASAFMHGVWMLLFVSLLGSYLGLVPLTVLAGLLVHVGAKLVNMHHIQELRRRGELVVYVVTVAGVVGINLLAGIGLGFAVAVARLLWRLGRVQVQVKQEGEVYRVRVGGALTFVGVPQLSAALAQVPNGAQVELDLAVETLDHSGYEALESWCQNHRKTGGKVWMEPLEEVWARKGSTFSNKSVVPVSATTTLSSEGA, encoded by the coding sequence ATGAGGTCCAACGAGCAGAAGGTCGGCTCCGCCGGCTCGCTCCGAACGGTGCTGGCCAGTGACTTGCCCGCCTCCCTGGTGGTCTTCCTGGTAGCCCTGCCGCTGTGCATGGGCATCGCCCTGGCCTCGGGTGCTCCCATCATGTCCGGGCTCATCGCCGGGGTGGTGGGCGGCTTGGTGGTGGGCTTGTTCGGCGGTGTGCCGCTGCTGGTGAGCGGCCCGGCCGCGGGCTTGGCGGTGATGGTGTTCGGCTTCATCAATGAGTTGGGCTTCGCCGCCACGTGCGCCGCGGTGGCCGCCGCGGGCGTCATCCAGATGGTGCTCGGCGGCATGAAGGTGGCGCGCGCCGCGCTGGGCATCTCCCCGGCCGTCATCCACGGCATGCTCGCGGGCATCGGCATCCTCATCGTGCTGGGCCAGCTGCACATCGTGCTGGGCGGCGCGCCGCAGTCCAACGCCTGGGCCAACCTGCGCGAGCTGCCGGGGCAGATCATCGACCTGCATGGCCCCGCGACGATCCTGGGCGTGGTCACCATTGCCATCCTGGTGCTGTGGCAGGTGATGCCCGACAGCCGCCTCAAGAAGGTGCCCGGACCGCTGGTGGCGGTGGTGGTGGGCTCGGTGGCCGCGGCGGTGTGGGGCGCGGACGTGAAGCGGGTGGAGCTGGCCGGGAGCCTCTTCGAGAGCATCCGGCTGCCCGAGCTGCCCGCCCACTGGGGCGCCTTCGCGGCCGCGGTGTTCTCCCTGGCCCTGGTGGCCAGCGCCGAGTCGCTGCTGAGCGCGGTGGCCACGGACAAGCTGCACACCGGCCCGCGCGCCAACCTGGACAAGGAGCTGTTCGCGCAGGGCATGGCCAACACCCTGTCCGGGCTGATGGGCGGCCTGCCCATCACCGGCGTCATCGTGCGCAGCGCGGCCAACATCGCCGCGGGCGCCAAGACGCGCGCGTCCGCCTTCATGCACGGCGTGTGGATGCTGCTCTTCGTGTCCCTGCTGGGCTCCTACCTCGGACTGGTGCCCCTCACCGTGCTGGCCGGTCTGCTCGTCCACGTGGGCGCCAAGTTGGTCAACATGCACCACATCCAGGAGCTGCGCCGGCGCGGCGAGCTCGTCGTGTACGTGGTGACGGTGGCCGGCGTGGTGGGCATCAACCTGCTGGCCGGCATCGGGCTGGGCTTCGCGGTGGCGGTGGCGCGGCTGCTGTGGCGGCTGGGCCGGGTGCAGGTGCAGGTGAAGCAGGAGGGTGAGGTGTACCGGGTGCGCGTGGGCGGCGCCCTCACCTTCGTGGGCGTGCCGCAGCTGTCGGCCGCGCTCGCCCAGGTGCCCAATGGGGCCCAGGTGGAGCTGGATCTCGCGGTGGAGACGCTGGACCACTCCGGCTACGAGGCACTGGAGAGCTGGTGCCAGAACCACCGCAAGACGGGCGGCAAGGTGTGGATGGAGCCGCTCGAGGAGGTGTGGGCGCGCAAGGGCTCCACCTTTTCCAACAAGTCCGTAGTGCCTGTTTCCGCAACCACGACTCTTTCCTCGGAAGGTGCCTAA